One window of the Mycobacterium haemophilum DSM 44634 genome contains the following:
- the mutA gene encoding methylmalonyl-CoA mutase small subunit, with translation MSVDVPELAELEQIRGRWRSAVAGVLSKSIGSDPATLGDQPERLLDTATYDGFAIRPLYTAFDELPEPPLPGEWPYRRGGDAVRDVNSGWKVAEVFPVDPPAAGAAGDQGAVGNAAVLAALADGVGALRIRVGKSGVAPGQLGSLLLGVYLDLAPVILDAGVDYLEACDVMVALVAQLDSGRRSTLSIDLGADPLTASHSGRPAPSIEQVAAVAARVAGDRGVRAITVDGPAFHNLGASAAWELAAAIAAAVAYLRVLTESGMPVSRALRQISFRLAADDDQFLTIAKMRAVRQLWARVAEVAGDPEGGAAVVHAETSLPMMTQRDPWVNMLRGTLAAFGAGVGGADTVLVLPFDVAIPGGFPGMAANFARRIARNTQLLLLEESHVGRVLDPAGGSWFVEDLTEALAAQAWQHFQAVETYGGFVDAGDYLAGQIDETAARRTDDIAHRRTAITGVNEYPNLAEPALLQGGSPVSATAAGNLLRYAAGFEALRDRSDAYLARTGARPQVLLLPLGPLAEHNIRATFATNLLASGGVVAINPGTVDAAGVAQAVVDAGSLNTAVICGTDSRYQDEAADIVQAARSAGVSRVYLAGPEKALGDVGHRPDEYLTTKINAVEALSNLLTRLGA, from the coding sequence CGAGCGGCTGCTGGACACCGCGACCTACGACGGGTTCGCTATCCGGCCGTTGTACACCGCGTTTGACGAGCTGCCGGAGCCGCCGCTGCCGGGAGAGTGGCCGTATCGGCGCGGCGGCGACGCGGTACGCGATGTCAATTCCGGCTGGAAGGTCGCCGAAGTGTTTCCGGTCGACCCGCCAGCCGCAGGTGCGGCTGGCGACCAGGGCGCGGTCGGCAACGCGGCAGTACTGGCTGCGCTCGCTGACGGAGTCGGCGCGCTGCGAATCCGGGTGGGGAAGTCCGGGGTAGCGCCTGGGCAGCTGGGCAGCCTGCTCCTCGGCGTGTACTTGGACTTGGCTCCGGTGATCCTCGACGCGGGCGTCGACTACCTCGAAGCCTGCGATGTCATGGTGGCCCTGGTGGCTCAGCTGGACTCGGGTCGGCGCAGCACGCTCTCGATCGATCTGGGTGCCGACCCGCTGACCGCGTCGCATAGCGGCCGTCCGGCCCCGTCGATCGAGCAGGTGGCCGCAGTCGCGGCGCGGGTCGCCGGCGACCGCGGAGTGCGGGCGATCACCGTCGACGGGCCTGCCTTCCACAATCTGGGGGCCAGCGCGGCGTGGGAGCTCGCCGCTGCGATTGCGGCAGCGGTGGCCTACCTTCGGGTGCTCACCGAATCCGGGATGCCGGTCAGCCGGGCGCTCCGACAAATCAGTTTTCGGCTAGCTGCCGACGACGATCAGTTCCTGACCATCGCCAAGATGCGGGCCGTGCGTCAACTATGGGCGCGTGTCGCAGAGGTCGCGGGAGACCCCGAAGGCGGCGCGGCCGTTGTGCACGCGGAAACGTCGCTTCCGATGATGACCCAGCGCGACCCGTGGGTGAACATGCTGCGCGGCACGCTAGCCGCGTTCGGTGCGGGCGTTGGTGGTGCCGACACCGTGCTGGTGCTCCCGTTCGACGTGGCGATTCCCGGTGGCTTTCCCGGCATGGCGGCCAACTTCGCGCGCCGGATCGCCCGTAACACTCAGCTGCTGCTGTTGGAAGAGTCACACGTCGGCCGGGTGTTGGATCCGGCTGGCGGGTCCTGGTTCGTCGAGGACCTCACCGAAGCGCTGGCTGCGCAAGCCTGGCAGCATTTTCAGGCTGTCGAGACCTACGGTGGGTTCGTCGACGCCGGCGACTACCTTGCCGGCCAGATCGACGAAACAGCCGCACGCCGTACCGACGACATCGCGCATCGCCGCACCGCGATCACCGGTGTCAACGAATATCCGAACCTCGCTGAACCTGCTCTGCTGCAAGGTGGTTCGCCTGTTTCGGCGACCGCTGCGGGAAACCTGCTGCGCTACGCTGCCGGCTTCGAAGCGCTACGGGATCGTTCGGATGCATACTTGGCTCGCACCGGTGCACGTCCGCAGGTGCTGTTGCTGCCGCTGGGCCCGCTGGCTGAGCACAACATTCGAGCGACGTTCGCAACGAATCTGCTGGCCTCGGGCGGCGTAGTGGCGATCAACCCGGGAACGGTCGATGCCGCGGGTGTCGCTCAGGCTGTCGTCGACGCGGGGTCGCTCAACACGGCGGTGATCTGCGGCACCGATTCGCGCTATCAGGACGAGGCCGCAGACATCGTTCAGGCAGCCCGAAGCGCCGGGGTATCAAGGGTTTACCTGGCGGGACCCGAAAAAGCCTTGGGGGACGTCGGGCACCGGCCCGATGAATACCTGACCACGAAAATCAATGCGGTCGAGGCACTGTCAAATCTGCTCACCCGATTGGGGGCGTAG
- the scpA gene encoding methylmalonyl-CoA mutase, with amino-acid sequence MTTTAPVIGSFANIPLHGDRAVLSPSEAAVERHVAAAASAHGYTPDQLHWHTPEGIDVKPVYIAADRAAAEAAGYPLHSFPGEPPYVRGPYPTMYVNQPWTIRQYAGFSTAADSNAFYRRNLAAGQKGLSVAFDLATHRGYDSDHPRVQGDVGMAGVAIDSILDMRQLFDGIDLSAVSVSMTMNGAVLPILALYVVAAEEQGVPPGKLAGTIQNDILKEFMVRNTYIYPPKPSMRIISDIFAYTSAKMPKFNSISISGYHIQEAGATADLELAYTLADGVDYIKAGLDAGLDIDTFAPRLSFFWGIGMNFFMEVAKLRAGRLLWSELVAEFEPQSPKSLSLRTHSQTSGWSLTAQDPFNNVARTCIEAMAATQGHTQSLHTNALDEALALPTDFSARIARNTQLVLQQESGTTRPIDPWGGSYYVEWLTHQLAARARAHIAEVAEHGGMAQAISDGIPKLRIEEAAARTQARIDSGRQPVVGVNKYQVDEDHEIEVLKVENSRVRAEQVAKLQQLRANRDQSAVDAALAKLSAAAGAPGRAGDNLLALAINAARVNATVGEISDALEKVYGRHQAEIRTITGVYRREVGEAGKATDIASATELVKKFAEADGRRPRILVAKMGQDGHDRGQKVIATAFADIGFDVDVGSLFSTPEEVARQAADNDVHVIGVSSLAAGHLTLVPALRDALADVGRPDIMIVVGGVIPPGDFDELYAAGATAIFPPGTVIADAAIGLLHKLAERLGYTLT; translated from the coding sequence ATGACGACTACCGCACCTGTGATTGGCAGTTTCGCCAACATCCCGCTGCATGGCGATCGTGCCGTGTTGTCGCCGTCTGAAGCCGCGGTCGAAAGGCATGTCGCCGCGGCCGCCTCAGCGCACGGGTACACGCCTGATCAACTGCACTGGCATACACCGGAAGGTATCGACGTCAAACCGGTATACATCGCTGCCGACCGCGCCGCCGCCGAGGCCGCCGGCTACCCGTTGCATAGCTTCCCCGGCGAGCCGCCTTATGTACGCGGACCTTACCCGACGATGTATGTCAACCAGCCGTGGACCATCCGTCAATACGCTGGGTTTTCCACCGCCGCGGATTCCAACGCGTTTTACCGTCGTAACCTGGCAGCCGGTCAGAAGGGCCTGTCGGTGGCCTTCGACCTGGCGACTCACCGCGGGTACGACTCCGACCATCCTCGCGTCCAGGGCGATGTCGGAATGGCCGGTGTGGCAATCGATTCCATCCTCGACATGCGACAACTGTTCGATGGTATAGACCTGTCGGCGGTGTCGGTATCGATGACAATGAACGGTGCTGTGCTGCCGATCCTGGCGCTGTATGTGGTAGCGGCTGAGGAGCAGGGTGTGCCGCCGGGGAAGCTGGCCGGCACCATCCAAAACGACATCCTCAAAGAGTTCATGGTCCGCAACACCTACATCTACCCGCCGAAGCCCTCGATGCGGATCATCTCCGATATCTTTGCCTACACCAGCGCTAAGATGCCGAAGTTCAACTCCATCTCGATCTCCGGCTACCATATCCAAGAAGCTGGCGCCACAGCGGATTTGGAGCTGGCATACACCTTGGCCGATGGTGTCGACTACATCAAGGCGGGCCTGGATGCCGGACTGGACATCGACACTTTCGCGCCGCGGTTGTCCTTCTTTTGGGGTATCGGGATGAACTTCTTCATGGAAGTCGCCAAACTGCGTGCCGGCCGGCTGCTATGGAGCGAACTGGTCGCCGAATTCGAACCCCAAAGCCCAAAATCCCTATCACTGCGCACCCATTCGCAAACCTCGGGGTGGTCGTTGACCGCCCAGGACCCGTTCAACAACGTGGCCCGCACCTGTATCGAGGCGATGGCCGCAACACAGGGCCATACCCAGTCGTTACACACCAACGCGCTGGACGAGGCGTTGGCGCTGCCCACCGACTTTTCCGCCCGGATCGCCCGCAATACTCAGCTGGTGCTGCAACAGGAGTCGGGCACCACGCGGCCGATCGACCCGTGGGGGGGCTCTTACTATGTGGAGTGGCTGACCCATCAACTGGCTGCCCGTGCTCGTGCTCATATCGCCGAGGTCGCCGAGCACGGCGGCATGGCCCAAGCCATCAGCGACGGCATCCCCAAGCTGCGCATCGAGGAGGCAGCCGCGCGCACCCAGGCCCGTATCGACTCCGGGCGTCAGCCGGTGGTCGGGGTCAACAAGTACCAAGTTGACGAGGATCACGAGATCGAGGTACTCAAGGTCGAGAACAGCCGGGTGCGCGCCGAACAAGTAGCCAAACTGCAGCAGTTGCGGGCAAACCGGGACCAGTCGGCGGTCGACGCGGCCCTGGCCAAGCTGTCTGCTGCCGCCGGGGCCCCCGGCCGTGCCGGTGATAATTTGTTGGCGCTTGCTATCAACGCCGCCCGGGTCAACGCCACCGTCGGCGAGATCTCCGATGCGCTGGAAAAGGTATACGGGCGTCACCAAGCGGAGATCCGTACCATCACCGGGGTCTACCGCCGGGAAGTGGGAGAAGCTGGGAAGGCCACCGATATCGCAAGCGCCACAGAACTAGTCAAAAAATTCGCTGAGGCTGATGGTCGCCGGCCCAGGATTCTGGTGGCCAAGATGGGCCAGGACGGCCACGACCGCGGGCAGAAGGTTATCGCGACGGCATTCGCCGACATCGGGTTCGACGTCGATGTCGGATCGCTGTTCTCCACGCCCGAGGAGGTCGCCCGTCAGGCGGCCGACAACGACGTGCATGTGATCGGTGTGTCGTCGCTGGCCGCCGGCCACCTGACGCTGGTACCGGCACTTCGAGACGCACTTGCCGATGTGGGCCGGCCTGACATCATGATCGTGGTGGGCGGCGTGATCCCGCCTGGTGACTTCGATGAGCTGTACGCCGCCGGGGCCACTGCCATCTTCCCGCCCGGGACGGTGATCGCCGACGCCGCAATTGGCTTGCTGCACAAGCTCGCCGAGCGGCTGGGTTACACGCTTACCTAG
- a CDS encoding class I SAM-dependent methyltransferase has protein sequence MAAVKARIGRPVVLNLRSPGDRRADETGRCVACGADTRFAFSSWVIGDDLHACWADPSVSRAYTRRESMFCHCCCANLRVRRIAEVLISLYGPAGCRSCAELVEDPVFRALDIAEINTIGALGALHNFLGRLPRLAFSEYKGPQRLGETIEGARNEDICRLTYPDAAFDLVLSSDTLEHVQDFRAALAETRRVLRPGGRHIFTVPVVWTRPTTGARARIGDDGEIVHLMPALYHGRGSGLYRFIPVGQDLLTFTEFGRDIVDYLREAGFEPEIYEGPDDGTGAQTVFAGRVSE, from the coding sequence ATGGCGGCGGTGAAAGCCCGAATAGGACGGCCCGTGGTGCTCAACCTGCGCTCGCCCGGCGACCGTCGTGCCGATGAGACAGGCCGCTGCGTCGCGTGCGGAGCCGATACGAGATTCGCCTTCAGCTCCTGGGTTATCGGCGATGACCTGCACGCCTGCTGGGCCGATCCCAGCGTGTCGCGCGCCTACACCCGGCGCGAAAGCATGTTCTGCCACTGCTGCTGTGCGAACCTGCGGGTGAGACGGATCGCCGAGGTCCTGATTTCGCTCTATGGACCCGCCGGGTGCAGGTCGTGCGCCGAACTGGTCGAGGACCCGGTGTTCCGGGCCCTCGACATTGCCGAAATCAACACAATCGGAGCGCTGGGAGCGTTGCACAACTTCCTGGGCCGGCTCCCGCGGCTAGCCTTCTCCGAGTACAAGGGACCGCAGCGTCTGGGCGAGACGATCGAGGGCGCACGCAACGAGGACATCTGTCGTCTCACCTACCCTGATGCTGCCTTCGACCTTGTGCTGTCGTCCGACACGCTAGAGCATGTCCAAGACTTCCGCGCCGCGCTGGCCGAAACGCGGCGGGTGCTCCGCCCTGGCGGACGCCACATCTTTACGGTGCCGGTCGTTTGGACTCGCCCCACGACCGGGGCGCGGGCGCGGATCGGCGACGATGGCGAGATCGTCCACCTGATGCCGGCTCTTTACCACGGCAGGGGCAGCGGGTTGTACCGGTTCATTCCGGTGGGCCAAGATCTGCTGACGTTCACTGAGTTCGGCCGCGATATCGTCGATTATCTGCGCGAGGCGGGCTTCGAGCCCGAGATCTACGAGGGACCTGACGACGGCACGGGAGCCCAGACCGTCTTCGCGGGCCGGGTCAGCGAATGA
- a CDS encoding 2OG-Fe(II) oxygenase, giving the protein MALLNHCGAKGSPDPSIAAAIVPARLYVHCVRCLPTTGEITMADAVFNVEELEHNVSDLRRKFHAAEPFQHLVVDDLLLFSPSAARSFPDISWPGWDELGDRYQQNKRACANLELIPEPFKALIRELSEPRFLRVLEQITGIQRLLPDPYLMGGGLHLSGPGGILSPHTDFHYYRALNLYRRINVLVYLNEDWSLQDGGCLSLYDSQNRAIQTVLPDWGKVVIFRTDDQSVHGFPVPVAKGKWRRSVALYYYTAAPAGNFSGDETTYWREHGEQAGVIRKTRFVAYRCLLNLSRVISILAHVVNPNQGVGLIRTALANRRKARCGRPEIS; this is encoded by the coding sequence ATGGCGCTTCTGAACCATTGCGGCGCCAAAGGCTCGCCAGATCCGTCGATTGCGGCCGCCATCGTGCCTGCGCGGTTGTATGTTCACTGTGTTCGATGCCTGCCGACGACGGGGGAAATCACCATGGCGGATGCCGTTTTCAACGTGGAAGAACTCGAGCACAACGTGTCGGACCTGCGGCGCAAATTCCATGCGGCTGAGCCATTCCAACACTTGGTGGTTGACGATCTGCTGCTTTTTTCTCCGTCTGCTGCGCGTTCCTTTCCCGACATCTCCTGGCCTGGGTGGGATGAGCTGGGCGATCGCTACCAGCAGAACAAACGGGCCTGCGCGAATCTCGAGCTCATTCCGGAGCCATTCAAAGCCCTTATCAGGGAGCTCAGCGAACCACGGTTCCTGAGGGTGCTCGAGCAAATCACCGGCATCCAACGGTTGCTCCCGGATCCCTACCTCATGGGCGGCGGCCTACACCTGAGTGGTCCGGGCGGCATCCTGAGTCCTCATACCGATTTCCACTACTACCGCGCGCTGAACCTTTATCGGCGCATCAATGTTCTTGTCTACCTAAACGAGGACTGGTCGTTGCAGGACGGGGGTTGTTTGTCGCTGTACGACAGCCAGAACCGGGCTATTCAGACGGTCCTACCGGACTGGGGAAAGGTCGTCATCTTCCGCACTGATGACCAGTCGGTGCATGGGTTCCCGGTTCCGGTCGCCAAAGGCAAGTGGCGGCGGTCGGTAGCGCTGTATTACTACACGGCCGCTCCGGCTGGCAACTTCAGCGGTGACGAGACGACCTATTGGAGGGAGCACGGAGAGCAGGCCGGTGTTATCCGGAAAACACGATTCGTCGCGTACCGGTGCCTGCTCAACCTCAGTCGCGTTATCAGCATCCTGGCGCATGTCGTGAATCCCAACCAGGGGGTGGGGTTGATCAGGACAGCTCTGGCCAACCGCCGGAAAGCCAGGTGCGGCCGTCCCGAGATCAGCTAG
- a CDS encoding serine hydrolase domain-containing protein, with the protein MTVEARVDRRVDPPHDALDAGRRVFGAADSNFACVVRSFAALFPGRRFGGGALAVYLDGQPVVDVWTGRADRRGQVPWTADTAPMAFSATKGLAATVIHRLVDRGLIEYDAPVAEYWPAFGANGKSALTVREVMKHHAGLSGLRGATKDDLLDHIVMEERLATASPGRLLGKPAYHALTFGWLMSGLARAVTGKGMAALIREELAEPLGTDGMHLGRPPADAPTRVAEIIMPRTLGNPVVNDLACKVAHQVSGAFRSVYYKGVVDTVQGDIPLLDAEIPAANGVVTARALARMYGAIANGGEIDGAQFLSRELVAGLSGRPDRQLDRNILVPLSFHLGYHSGPVRCVMPGFGHCGLGGSFGWADPATGVAFAYVHNRLLSPFVVLDQCGVAMFGNLIRQGVIRARKRGFQPVTEFGAPFPEPGAVAG; encoded by the coding sequence GTGACGGTGGAAGCCCGAGTCGATCGCCGCGTGGACCCTCCTCACGACGCCCTTGACGCTGGTCGTCGTGTGTTCGGCGCGGCGGACTCAAACTTTGCGTGCGTCGTTCGTAGTTTTGCCGCGCTGTTCCCCGGGCGTCGATTCGGTGGGGGAGCACTGGCCGTGTATCTCGACGGCCAACCGGTCGTCGACGTGTGGACCGGGCGCGCGGACCGGCGCGGCCAAGTGCCGTGGACGGCTGACACCGCTCCGATGGCGTTCTCCGCGACCAAGGGGTTGGCTGCCACCGTCATTCACCGGCTCGTCGACCGGGGGTTGATCGAATACGACGCTCCGGTCGCCGAGTATTGGCCGGCGTTCGGAGCCAATGGCAAGTCAGCGCTGACCGTTCGTGAGGTGATGAAACACCACGCCGGCTTGTCGGGTCTGCGCGGCGCCACCAAGGATGACTTGCTGGACCACATCGTCATGGAGGAACGGTTAGCGACGGCGTCTCCGGGACGCTTGCTGGGTAAACCGGCATATCATGCGCTGACCTTCGGCTGGCTGATGTCGGGGCTGGCTCGGGCGGTCACCGGAAAGGGGATGGCCGCGCTGATCCGCGAGGAGCTCGCCGAGCCGTTAGGAACTGACGGCATGCATCTGGGTCGACCGCCGGCCGACGCTCCGACGCGGGTCGCTGAGATCATCATGCCGCGCACCCTCGGCAATCCCGTTGTCAACGATCTGGCCTGCAAGGTCGCCCACCAGGTGTCGGGTGCATTCCGCTCGGTCTACTACAAGGGCGTTGTGGATACCGTGCAAGGCGATATCCCGTTGCTGGACGCTGAGATCCCAGCCGCGAACGGGGTTGTCACCGCGCGCGCGTTGGCGCGGATGTATGGTGCGATCGCCAATGGTGGTGAGATCGACGGCGCTCAGTTCTTGTCGCGCGAGCTCGTCGCCGGGCTGAGTGGCCGACCGGACCGGCAGCTGGACCGAAACATCCTGGTACCGCTCTCATTTCACCTCGGCTACCACAGCGGACCCGTCAGGTGCGTGATGCCAGGTTTTGGTCACTGCGGGCTGGGCGGCTCGTTTGGTTGGGCCGACCCGGCGACCGGGGTGGCTTTTGCATACGTGCATAACCGACTGTTGTCGCCCTTCGTCGTGCTGGATCAGTGCGGGGTGGCGATGTTCGGCAATCTCATTCGGCAGGGCGTCATTCGCGCCCGTAAACGCGGCTTCCAGCCGGTCACCGAGTTCGGGGCGCCATTTCCCGAGCCGGGAGCCGTTGCCGGCTGA
- a CDS encoding dodecin has product MSNHSYRVIEIVGSSPDGVDAAIRNGLARAAQTIRALDWFEVQSIRGHLADGTVAHFQVTMKVGFRLEDS; this is encoded by the coding sequence ATGAGCAATCACAGCTACCGGGTGATCGAGATCGTCGGAAGCTCGCCCGACGGAGTTGATGCGGCCATCCGCAACGGTCTAGCGCGAGCGGCGCAGACAATACGCGCCTTGGATTGGTTCGAAGTGCAGTCGATTCGTGGCCACCTAGCCGACGGCACCGTTGCACATTTCCAGGTAACGATGAAAGTTGGCTTCCGCCTGGAAGATTCGTAG
- the meaB gene encoding methylmalonyl Co-A mutase-associated GTPase MeaB: MTVEQLAAAVRSGDRAALPRAITLVESTRADHREQAQQLLLALQPDAGNAHRVGITGVPGVGKSTTIEALGMHLIERGHRVAVLAVDPSSTRTGGSILGDKTRMARLAVHPDAYIRPSPTSGTLGGVAKATRETVVLLEAAGFDVILIETVGVGQSEVAVANMVDTFVLLTLARTGDQLQGIKKGVLELADVVVVNKADGEHLREARVAARDLSSALRLIYPHETLWRPPVLTMSAVEGTGLTQMWEAVERHRQVLTAAGEFENRRRAQQVEWTWQMVRDAVLDRVLSNPAVREIRAELERQVRAGELTPAMAAQQILQAASS, translated from the coding sequence ATGACGGTAGAGCAACTGGCGGCTGCGGTCCGCAGCGGTGATCGCGCGGCATTGCCGCGGGCTATCACGTTGGTGGAGTCCACCCGCGCCGACCATCGTGAGCAGGCGCAGCAGCTGCTGTTGGCGCTGCAGCCGGACGCTGGAAACGCCCATCGGGTCGGCATCACCGGGGTGCCCGGGGTAGGAAAATCCACCACCATCGAGGCGCTCGGCATGCATCTGATCGAACGGGGTCATCGAGTGGCGGTGTTGGCCGTCGATCCGTCATCGACCCGTACCGGTGGATCCATTCTTGGCGACAAGACCCGAATGGCGCGGCTGGCGGTACACCCGGACGCCTATATCCGGCCGTCGCCGACGTCGGGCACGCTGGGCGGCGTGGCGAAGGCCACGCGGGAAACAGTTGTCCTGTTGGAGGCGGCTGGTTTTGACGTGATCCTGATCGAAACCGTCGGCGTCGGGCAGTCCGAGGTCGCGGTGGCCAATATGGTCGACACCTTCGTCTTGTTGACCTTGGCGCGTACCGGCGATCAGTTGCAGGGCATCAAAAAGGGCGTGCTGGAGCTGGCCGACGTCGTGGTGGTGAACAAGGCTGACGGGGAACATCTGCGCGAGGCGCGGGTAGCCGCCCGGGATCTGTCCTCGGCGCTCCGACTGATCTATCCACACGAAACACTATGGCGACCACCGGTTCTCACGATGAGTGCGGTTGAGGGGACCGGTCTGACCCAGATGTGGGAAGCGGTCGAACGTCATCGTCAGGTGCTTACCGCCGCCGGCGAGTTCGAGAACCGCCGACGGGCCCAGCAAGTCGAGTGGACCTGGCAGATGGTCCGTGACGCGGTGCTAGACCGGGTGTTGTCTAACCCTGCGGTGCGTGAGATCCGCGCTGAGCTGGAGCGCCAGGTGCGGGCAGGGGAGCTGACTCCCGCGATGGCGGCCCAGCAAATCCTGCAGGCGGCATCATCCTAA
- a CDS encoding GtrA family protein: protein MNLDTVAAHDEHIRAPAGMIGVPGPLFRLIRDQRVAFLIVGGINTAIPTAWFALLLWLFQDAVGYLGLLLCAHVVAVLCAFVLYRRFVFRVTGHVVRDLVRFELVNLSVLGANVAVLPLLVEVFGWPVLPAQVVIVGAAVVFSWFAHRGFSFRRTPAELGLAEHQQIQA, encoded by the coding sequence ATGAATCTCGACACCGTTGCGGCCCACGACGAGCATATTCGTGCACCGGCAGGCATGATCGGCGTCCCCGGTCCACTGTTTCGGCTGATCAGGGATCAGCGGGTCGCCTTCCTCATTGTCGGCGGGATCAACACCGCAATCCCAACAGCGTGGTTTGCGTTGCTCCTATGGCTCTTTCAGGATGCCGTTGGTTACCTGGGCTTGCTGCTGTGCGCGCACGTCGTAGCGGTGCTGTGCGCGTTTGTGCTCTACCGTAGGTTCGTGTTCCGCGTGACCGGACACGTCGTGCGCGACCTAGTGCGGTTCGAGCTGGTTAACCTCTCCGTCCTAGGCGCCAACGTCGCGGTGCTGCCGCTGCTGGTGGAGGTCTTTGGTTGGCCGGTGTTGCCGGCCCAGGTGGTAATCGTCGGCGCTGCCGTGGTGTTCAGTTGGTTCGCTCACCGCGGGTTCTCGTTCCGTCGTACCCCCGCCGAGCTTGGTCTAGCCGAGCATCAACAGATTCAGGCATGA
- a CDS encoding glycosyltransferase family 2 protein — MGSVARPTLSVVAPCYDEQEVLPEFLRRVGAVLDVMGGTSEIILVDDGSHDRTWEIMAKTAIEDSRIVGVRLMRNHGHQLALTAGLSVCRGDRVLIIDADLQDPPELLPDMMALMDQGADVVYGHRRHREGEDMFKRASASLFYRALSRVTDVDIPCDTGDFRLITRGVLDVLLAMPERHRFVRGMVAWIGGKQVPLVYDRKPRMAGESKYPFTKMVRFAADAVCGFSVMPLRASMMLGWVMAFVGFAFAVWSSMGAILGQTVPGWSSLAAAIGILSGMQFLILGAIGAYLGRLYDQAKGRPLFMIRETVGGAPGLVAAASRRAAASLPGYPPNWPSCP; from the coding sequence ATGGGTTCTGTCGCCCGCCCGACCCTATCGGTGGTGGCACCCTGCTACGACGAGCAGGAAGTGCTACCGGAGTTCTTGCGGCGGGTGGGGGCTGTACTCGATGTAATGGGTGGCACCAGCGAGATTATTCTCGTCGACGACGGCTCCCACGACAGGACCTGGGAGATCATGGCCAAGACGGCAATTGAGGATTCGCGCATCGTCGGTGTGCGGTTGATGCGCAATCACGGCCATCAGCTTGCACTCACTGCAGGACTGAGCGTGTGCCGTGGCGATCGTGTGCTGATCATTGACGCCGACCTGCAGGATCCACCAGAGCTCTTGCCCGACATGATGGCGTTGATGGATCAGGGCGCCGACGTCGTTTACGGCCATCGCCGTCATCGGGAAGGCGAGGACATGTTCAAGCGCGCCTCCGCCAGCCTCTTCTATCGAGCGCTCAGTCGGGTCACCGATGTTGACATCCCGTGTGACACCGGCGATTTCCGCTTGATCACGCGGGGCGTTCTCGATGTGCTGCTGGCCATGCCGGAGCGCCATCGCTTTGTGCGCGGCATGGTTGCATGGATCGGCGGCAAGCAGGTGCCACTGGTTTACGACCGCAAGCCTCGGATGGCCGGGGAGAGCAAGTACCCGTTCACCAAGATGGTGCGTTTCGCGGCTGACGCAGTTTGCGGCTTCTCGGTGATGCCGCTCCGGGCGTCGATGATGCTCGGCTGGGTGATGGCGTTCGTAGGATTTGCCTTTGCTGTCTGGTCGAGCATGGGAGCGATACTAGGACAGACGGTCCCAGGCTGGAGCTCGTTGGCGGCCGCGATCGGCATCCTGAGCGGTATGCAGTTCCTGATTCTCGGCGCCATCGGCGCCTATCTTGGCCGGCTCTATGACCAGGCCAAAGGCCGGCCGCTGTTCATGATCCGCGAAACGGTCGGAGGCGCCCCCGGGTTGGTCGCAGCCGCGAGCCGGCGTGCAGCGGCATCGTTGCCGGGCTACCCGCCAAATTGGCCGAGCTGCCCATGA